One segment of Pseudomonadota bacterium DNA contains the following:
- a CDS encoding ECF-type sigma factor, giving the protein MADGSKSPEEAAAAALAAMSYEELRRIASRLMRAEREGHTLRATALVHEAFIKLAQDEARRYASPLHYVRTAVRAMRHTLIDYARSTTSQRRDYGLRVTLDEAHGCERSPPLSLLELCEVLQQLDEVRPKLAAVFELRALGGLSVRECAEALGISQRTVNTRWEAGRAWVADRLSASVL; this is encoded by the coding sequence ATGGCCGACGGTTCGAAGAGCCCTGAAGAGGCAGCCGCTGCAGCGCTGGCGGCGATGAGCTACGAAGAGCTGCGGCGCATCGCCAGCCGCCTGATGCGGGCGGAGCGCGAGGGGCACACCCTGCGCGCCACCGCGCTGGTGCACGAGGCCTTCATCAAACTGGCGCAAGACGAGGCGCGTCGTTACGCCTCGCCGCTCCACTACGTGCGTACGGCCGTGCGCGCCATGCGCCACACGCTGATCGACTACGCGCGCAGTACGACCAGCCAACGCCGTGACTACGGCTTGCGCGTGACCCTCGATGAGGCCCACGGCTGTGAACGCTCGCCCCCACTGAGCCTCTTGGAGCTGTGCGAGGTGCTGCAGCAGCTCGATGAGGTGCGCCCCAAGCTCGCGGCCGTGTTCGAGCTGCGCGCGCTCGGCGGCCTGAGCGTGCGCGAGTGCGCGGAGGCGCTCGGGATCAGTCAGCGCACGGTGAACACCCGCTGGGAGGCGGGTCGTGCTTGGGTGGCCGATCGGCTCTCTGCCTCGGTGCTATGA
- a CDS encoding integrin alpha gives MQSTLALIAVTAQAAGGFPPVVDLEDFDGNDGMVVDGRSADDLLGTGVRIVGDVNGDGMDDIGIGALLAATEQLPLGGEAYIIFGGDALPESLSVDDLNGVNGFVFQGTSPDSGIFVVSGIGDLNADGLDDIMITASSVQIDGEASVGRVYIVFGRAEPFDPPVITEADLDGSVGVAIDGWDDFGDFGDCAAPAGDFNNDGYDDALVVARTADAGGRRVSGQAYVLFGGPNFVETVPDNIISLDGTNGVVFNGAANGNTTGRDCGGAFDANADGVSDIILGANSARGAANESGGEVYILFGRSGPFPARVDLSGLEAGSGITIKCVEDAIRCGIASVGVGDLNEDGVDDVAFGSAVANLQAGQVWVVFGSPALDDQAELLSTDLDGSNGFTIIGAQEGAADSDLVLGWVDDLNDDGVNDLLISGREGSAPGRPGAGLVYAVLGGAGLGATGHMELSDAAAIRFLGPDPEASLGDSVSTTSGDVNGDGRPDFVLGAPFALVDGVSTGRAYVFFGRADLDGDDVPDSEDNCVEDFNQDQRDTNKDGFGNVCDADLDNNCVVDLRDWVVMRSVFGSNDADADLDGNGTVDIADARTLFRDRFEAPGPSGEIEACAPN, from the coding sequence ATGCAGTCTACCCTTGCGCTCATTGCCGTGACTGCGCAGGCGGCGGGTGGGTTTCCACCCGTCGTCGATCTCGAGGACTTCGACGGCAATGATGGGATGGTTGTCGACGGGCGTTCTGCTGACGACCTGCTCGGCACCGGCGTTCGAATAGTCGGTGACGTCAACGGCGATGGCATGGACGACATTGGAATCGGTGCGCTGCTAGCTGCCACCGAACAACTCCCCTTGGGCGGGGAGGCGTACATCATATTTGGTGGAGACGCGCTGCCCGAATCACTCAGTGTTGATGACCTTAATGGGGTGAACGGCTTCGTATTTCAGGGTACCAGCCCAGACTCTGGGATCTTTGTTGTCTCTGGCATAGGAGACCTTAATGCCGATGGTCTTGATGACATCATGATCACGGCGAGCTCTGTGCAAATCGATGGCGAGGCTTCGGTTGGGCGCGTGTACATCGTTTTTGGCCGAGCGGAACCGTTCGACCCGCCCGTTATCACGGAAGCGGACCTAGACGGTAGCGTTGGTGTAGCTATCGACGGGTGGGATGATTTCGGAGACTTTGGGGACTGCGCTGCGCCTGCTGGAGACTTTAACAACGATGGATACGATGACGCTCTGGTGGTTGCACGGACTGCAGACGCGGGCGGTAGACGCGTCTCTGGTCAAGCGTATGTTCTGTTCGGCGGACCAAACTTCGTTGAAACGGTGCCTGACAACATCATCTCTTTGGACGGTACCAACGGCGTAGTCTTCAACGGTGCTGCGAACGGCAACACGACAGGCCGGGACTGTGGCGGTGCGTTCGACGCCAACGCAGATGGCGTCTCAGACATCATTTTGGGCGCGAACTCCGCCCGTGGCGCAGCGAACGAGTCAGGCGGTGAGGTCTACATTCTGTTCGGACGTAGTGGCCCGTTTCCCGCACGTGTTGACCTGTCCGGGCTAGAGGCCGGCAGCGGGATCACCATTAAGTGTGTCGAAGACGCGATTCGCTGCGGTATCGCGAGCGTGGGCGTTGGAGATCTCAACGAGGATGGCGTGGATGATGTGGCCTTCGGCTCCGCCGTTGCCAATCTGCAAGCTGGGCAGGTCTGGGTTGTGTTTGGGTCGCCAGCGTTGGACGATCAGGCGGAACTCCTTTCGACCGACTTGGACGGCAGCAACGGATTCACGATCATCGGGGCCCAAGAGGGTGCTGCCGACAGCGATTTGGTTCTCGGGTGGGTTGACGACCTTAACGATGACGGCGTCAACGACTTGTTAATCAGTGGGCGGGAGGGGTCTGCTCCGGGGCGACCGGGTGCTGGTTTGGTGTACGCGGTGCTCGGCGGAGCCGGCCTTGGGGCAACCGGCCATATGGAGCTTAGCGATGCAGCGGCGATTCGCTTCCTCGGGCCAGACCCGGAAGCCAGCTTGGGGGACAGTGTCAGCACGACCTCCGGCGACGTCAACGGAGATGGGCGCCCTGATTTCGTATTGGGGGCGCCGTTCGCGCTCGTCGATGGCGTTTCTACGGGCCGTGCCTACGTGTTCTTCGGTCGGGCGGATCTCGACGGTGATGACGTCCCGGACAGCGAAGATAACTGCGTGGAAGACTTCAACCAAGATCAGCGCGACACGAACAAGGACGGGTTCGGCAACGTTTGCGACGCCGATTTGGACAACAACTGCGTGGTTGATTTACGGGATTGGGTGGTGATGCGCAGCGTTTTCGGTAGCAATGATGCCGACGCTGATCTCGACGGGAACGGGACAGTGGACATCGCGGACGCGAGAACGCTCTTCCGCGATCGGTTCGAGGCGCCTGGTCCGAGTGGGGAGATAGAGGCCTGCGCCCCCAACTGA
- a CDS encoding tetratricopeptide repeat protein: MLSVALTLLVALQLSACATLPSARHAQFQSTLPVDTERFGPRPDIVDEVAVFTLSEAQQHAFLDYFYQPLREATPPHERVHDYLLQITRGFDFHNDTRTASQVLSSASGNCLSLAILTTALADLVEIDVDYQLVDGTPVFEQRGDIVSRGVHVRSILYDPRWQKITDGASGARRPGIRFDYFPEDTKRVRLIGNLPYEAYVAMYYSNVAGEALAAGDRGAAFWLLREALRHDPGNAIALNTLAVVYRHAGDAATAERIYRYAIEHLPEKASFLRNYVVLLTRQDRRQEALEVSARLERLDDQNPFSWVAAGREAMAAGDYREAARYFEQALDIAPYLHEAHAQLAIAYLHMGKRERAEQALGLALENAPRRSTRSLYEAKLAVLDRRAGTP, encoded by the coding sequence ATGCTTAGCGTCGCGCTCACGCTGCTTGTTGCTTTGCAGCTCTCAGCCTGCGCAACCCTACCCAGCGCCCGACACGCGCAATTCCAATCGACCCTCCCCGTCGACACGGAGCGCTTTGGCCCCAGGCCCGACATCGTGGACGAGGTCGCCGTCTTCACCTTGAGCGAGGCACAGCAGCACGCGTTCCTCGACTACTTTTACCAACCGCTTCGCGAGGCCACACCGCCCCACGAGCGTGTGCACGACTACCTGCTGCAGATCACTCGCGGCTTCGACTTCCACAACGACACGCGCACCGCCTCGCAGGTGCTGTCGTCAGCGTCGGGCAACTGCCTCTCCCTGGCCATCCTCACCACCGCGCTAGCTGACCTGGTGGAGATCGATGTCGATTACCAGTTGGTGGACGGCACGCCCGTGTTCGAACAGCGCGGCGACATCGTCTCCCGCGGCGTGCACGTGCGCAGCATCCTCTACGACCCACGCTGGCAGAAGATCACCGACGGCGCTTCGGGCGCGCGCCGACCGGGCATCCGCTTCGACTACTTCCCCGAGGACACCAAGCGGGTTCGCCTCATCGGCAACCTGCCCTACGAGGCCTACGTCGCCATGTACTACAGCAACGTGGCGGGCGAGGCCCTCGCCGCCGGCGACAGGGGGGCGGCGTTCTGGCTGCTGCGCGAGGCGCTGCGCCACGACCCGGGCAACGCGATCGCCCTCAACACGCTCGCCGTGGTCTACCGCCACGCCGGGGATGCAGCCACGGCCGAGCGCATCTACCGCTACGCCATCGAGCACCTGCCTGAGAAAGCCAGTTTTTTGCGCAACTACGTCGTGCTCCTCACCCGTCAGGATCGTCGCCAGGAAGCGCTCGAGGTGTCCGCCAGGCTGGAGCGCCTCGACGATCAAAACCCCTTCAGCTGGGTGGCGGCGGGGCGCGAGGCGATGGCGGCGGGCGATTACCGGGAAGCCGCGCGCTACTTCGAGCAAGCGTTGGACATCGCGCCCTACCTGCACGAGGCCCACGCCCAGCTAGCCATCGCGTACCTGCACATGGGCAAGCGCGAGCGCGCGGAGCAGGCGCTTGGGTTGGCCCTAGAGAACGCGCCACGCCGCAGCACGCGATCGCTCTATGAGGCGAAGCTGGCAGTGTTGGACCGCCGCGCCGGCACACCCTAG
- a CDS encoding tetratricopeptide repeat protein — translation RVDHLVEGSVRVQGERMRVAVRLIATQADQQRWSDSFDASLEEVFAIQERIARHIVSALELHLTQEEDRHLRRQPAQGNLQAWQLAMAARQQSLRWRPDAIDQAIDLLGRAIELAGDEPMLHAALGRTWLHYREAGIDLSERPLTEAQHQAERLLAIDANDPGTRQLAGWIHYSRGEVQQAVRELQRAVQVNQSDPDTLGLLSNCYLISGRVTRARPLIERLLAIDPLTPLTQCLPGWADALDGDFRAALPAYRRMFEMDPGNPIGRLFYVWILASLGDTEELLQRVEEFPAPLADSLPAQIARMFARAVRGEALPSGEALPDHHEALAMSNDMFPRLLGQAYALAGNGTEAVRWLSVAVDRGFIHYPFLAESDPTLKGIAGDRDFVRLLETARERWSAFED, via the coding sequence AGGGTCGATCATCTGGTCGAAGGTTCCGTGCGCGTGCAGGGCGAGCGCATGCGCGTGGCCGTGCGCCTGATCGCCACGCAGGCGGATCAGCAGCGCTGGTCCGACAGCTTCGATGCAAGCCTTGAAGAGGTGTTCGCCATTCAGGAGCGCATCGCCCGACACATCGTCAGCGCGCTCGAGCTGCATCTCACCCAGGAGGAGGACAGGCATCTGCGCCGCCAGCCCGCGCAAGGCAATCTACAGGCCTGGCAACTGGCGATGGCGGCGAGACAGCAGTCCCTGCGCTGGCGACCGGATGCCATCGATCAGGCTATCGATCTGCTTGGCCGCGCGATCGAGCTGGCAGGCGACGAACCGATGCTCCACGCCGCCCTGGGGCGCACCTGGTTGCACTACCGCGAGGCCGGCATCGATCTGAGCGAACGGCCCCTGACGGAGGCTCAGCATCAGGCCGAACGGCTCCTCGCCATTGATGCCAACGACCCCGGCACCAGGCAGCTGGCGGGCTGGATCCACTACAGCCGCGGCGAGGTGCAGCAGGCGGTGCGGGAACTGCAGCGCGCGGTGCAGGTGAATCAGTCCGATCCGGACACCTTGGGCCTGCTGTCCAACTGCTACCTCATCAGCGGCCGCGTTACCCGCGCCCGGCCGCTGATCGAGCGGTTGCTGGCGATTGACCCGCTGACGCCGCTCACGCAGTGCCTGCCCGGCTGGGCGGACGCCCTGGACGGTGACTTCCGCGCCGCCCTGCCCGCCTATCGACGCATGTTCGAGATGGACCCGGGAAACCCCATCGGCCGCCTGTTTTACGTCTGGATACTCGCCTCCCTCGGAGACACCGAGGAGCTGCTGCAGCGAGTGGAGGAGTTCCCCGCGCCACTAGCCGATTCACTGCCGGCGCAGATCGCGCGCATGTTCGCCCGTGCGGTGAGAGGGGAAGCCCTACCGAGCGGCGAAGCCCTGCCGGACCACCACGAGGCCCTCGCCATGAGCAACGATATGTTTCCGCGGTTGCTCGGTCAGGCGTACGCGTTAGCTGGCAACGGCACCGAAGCCGTACGGTGGCTTAGCGTCGCCGTCGACCGGGGCTTCATCCATTACCCGTTCCTCGCCGAGTCTGATCCCACCCTCAAGGGGATCGCTGGAGATCGCGATTTCGTGCGGCTGTTGGAGACGGCGCGCGAGCGTTGGTCGGCCTTTGAGGATTAG
- a CDS encoding DUF3592 domain-containing protein → MLSMENTGSGVSVAFIICCAIGVLALLAGLYLAGKTVAFRLGAAQVEATLVESVKTECQDMSRSNSTGAQEATYYTCYQPIVEYEFGEYVYTTDLVDRQPEPYAPGTTFRLLVDAKAPDQVMMQDRYWVFSLLLAVFGLFFIGGAFVFRA, encoded by the coding sequence ATGCTGAGCATGGAGAACACGGGGTCCGGCGTGAGCGTCGCCTTCATTATCTGCTGCGCCATTGGTGTGCTCGCACTACTGGCTGGGCTCTACCTGGCGGGCAAGACCGTGGCGTTTCGTCTTGGTGCGGCCCAGGTGGAAGCCACGCTGGTCGAGAGCGTCAAAACCGAGTGCCAGGACATGTCCCGCAGCAACAGTACGGGCGCCCAGGAAGCGACTTACTACACCTGCTATCAGCCGATCGTGGAATACGAGTTCGGCGAGTATGTGTACACGACGGATCTCGTCGATCGCCAGCCCGAGCCCTATGCGCCGGGAACGACCTTCCGCTTGTTGGTGGATGCGAAGGCGCCGGATCAGGTGATGATGCAGGATCGGTACTGGGTGTTCTCGTTATTGCTCGCCGTCTTTGGCCTGTTCTTCATCGGCGGTGCCTTCGTCTTTCGAGCCTAG
- a CDS encoding choice-of-anchor D domain-containing protein, with amino-acid sequence MDNQRLRPTFPGLLTAAVWVMMQSAGTALADELTPCDPDAPTTALAVGDIFSCEFDAVGDTDVFTLEASAPERYRLTLVDRDNAAADPVAELFDCVGTSFDFISTPNQAGASLEFDGPCTGTVSVLVSDSGNNEIGSYHIALQRLSPLPPETVEVCVDCEVEASLSPAGDSDVFSFEGTAGTTVIFSASDRDNAAQDTFVDVRLPNGDPLLGLVTPNFSGTRATATLDSTGTYTLIASDIGDSETGNYTVAAQQLFPLPPTAISIGYDETIVDTISPIADSDIIAFTGVSGDTIRITATDLDNAALDPFLEVYGPDGVLITTLAPPNNSGTFVQLSLTQTGTYTMAMFDSGINETGSYSVNLQCIFGSCFGAPDIDVVPDRVNFGTVDVDDMSAPRTIQVSNVGDADLVITITLQSSNPAFTLSNDTCSLAVLAPGGQCSFDAVFAPSLNGRAIGVVSVVSNDEDEPDVRVLLIGTGANAPPVDPVGGEVFGATVATVSCTNQATGQTVLINDGLATFDCVAAGLQADPADPIRIIILGNVD; translated from the coding sequence ATGGACAATCAACGACTTCGACCCACCTTTCCCGGCCTGCTTACCGCAGCGGTCTGGGTGATGATGCAAAGCGCGGGGACGGCCTTGGCGGACGAGCTCACCCCCTGCGACCCCGACGCCCCCACCACCGCGCTCGCCGTCGGCGACATCTTCAGCTGCGAGTTCGACGCGGTCGGCGACACGGACGTCTTCACCCTCGAGGCGAGCGCCCCAGAGCGCTACCGCCTCACCCTCGTCGACCGTGACAACGCCGCCGCCGACCCCGTGGCCGAGCTCTTCGACTGCGTAGGCACCTCCTTCGACTTCATCAGCACCCCCAACCAGGCTGGCGCCTCCCTGGAGTTCGACGGCCCGTGCACCGGCACGGTCAGCGTGCTGGTGTCCGACTCGGGCAACAACGAGATCGGCAGCTATCACATCGCCCTGCAACGCCTCTCGCCCCTGCCACCGGAGACCGTGGAGGTGTGCGTCGACTGTGAGGTGGAAGCGAGCCTCTCGCCTGCCGGCGACAGCGACGTGTTCTCCTTCGAGGGCACGGCCGGCACCACCGTGATCTTCAGCGCGTCGGATCGCGACAACGCCGCCCAGGACACCTTCGTGGACGTCCGCCTCCCGAACGGCGATCCCCTGCTCGGCCTGGTGACGCCGAACTTCAGCGGCACCCGCGCCACCGCCACCCTCGACAGCACCGGCACCTACACGCTGATCGCCTCCGACATCGGCGACTCGGAGACGGGCAACTACACGGTTGCCGCCCAGCAACTGTTCCCGCTACCGCCGACGGCCATATCCATCGGCTACGACGAGACCATCGTCGATACGATCTCGCCCATCGCCGACAGCGACATCATCGCCTTCACCGGCGTGAGCGGCGACACGATTCGCATCACCGCCACCGACCTCGACAACGCCGCCCTCGACCCCTTCCTGGAGGTGTACGGCCCCGACGGTGTGCTCATCACCACCCTCGCGCCGCCCAACAACTCCGGCACCTTCGTGCAGCTTTCGCTGACGCAAACCGGCACCTACACAATGGCCATGTTCGACTCTGGCATCAACGAGACCGGCTCCTACTCGGTCAACCTCCAGTGCATCTTCGGCTCGTGCTTCGGCGCGCCGGACATCGACGTGGTGCCCGACCGGGTGAACTTCGGCACGGTGGATGTGGACGACATGTCGGCACCGCGCACGATCCAGGTCTCCAACGTGGGCGATGCGGATCTCGTCATCACCATCACGCTCCAGTCCAGCAACCCCGCCTTCACGCTCAGCAACGACACGTGTTCGCTGGCCGTGCTCGCGCCCGGCGGACAGTGCAGCTTCGACGCGGTGTTCGCGCCGTCGCTGAACGGCCGTGCCATCGGCGTGGTGTCGGTGGTGTCGAACGATGAGGATGAGCCCGACGTTCGCGTGCTGCTGATCGGCACCGGCGCCAACGCGCCCCCGGTCGATCCTGTCGGCGGCGAGGTGTTCGGGGCCACCGTGGCCACGGTGAGCTGCACCAACCAGGCGACGGGTCAGACCGTGCTCATCAACGACGGCCTCGCCACCTTCGACTGCGTCGCTGCAGGCCTGCAGGCGGACCCTGCCGACCCGATTCGGATCATCATCTTGGGTAACGTTGACTAA
- a CDS encoding class I SAM-dependent methyltransferase gives MFDAHSFDAHYYRRFYHGADHSRWVAGAGRTADLLYGMARHYSVRVRRIVDLGAGTGILLRALEKRFPRAKTVGVELSSHAARRYGWIERSLVDFEDAAGFDLVVCHDVIQYLTDADATRAMERFSTLSRGMLYFTGLTAVDVRETCDAEVSDLRGRWRSAQWYRKRLGRDFVDVGSGVHLLKSAELPVWELERR, from the coding sequence ATGTTCGACGCCCACAGCTTCGATGCCCACTACTACCGGCGCTTCTACCACGGCGCCGACCACTCGCGCTGGGTGGCGGGGGCGGGCCGAACGGCAGACCTGCTCTACGGCATGGCACGGCACTACAGCGTTCGCGTGCGCCGCATCGTCGACCTCGGCGCGGGTACGGGCATCCTGCTGCGAGCGCTCGAAAAGCGGTTTCCTCGAGCGAAGACCGTCGGCGTCGAACTGTCGAGCCACGCCGCCCGACGCTACGGATGGATCGAACGATCACTCGTAGACTTCGAGGATGCCGCCGGCTTCGATCTCGTCGTCTGCCACGACGTCATCCAATACCTGACCGATGCGGACGCGACACGAGCGATGGAGCGGTTCTCCACCCTGTCCCGCGGGATGCTCTATTTCACGGGGCTCACCGCTGTCGACGTGCGCGAGACCTGCGACGCCGAGGTGTCGGACCTGCGGGGTCGCTGGCGCAGCGCGCAGTGGTACCGCAAGCGCCTAGGGCGTGACTTCGTCGACGTCGGTTCCGGTGTACACCTGTTGAAGTCTGCCGAACTCCCGGTGTGGGAGTTGGAACGCCGGTGA
- a CDS encoding intradiol ring-cleavage dioxygenase: MERRTLIKGLAAGAVVLGGGAAVALSWLNRKFNPRTPLEYAFPPASAATGELTPTPACESPQSPTLRQTEGPFYTPETPERMSLREVGVAGDPLVLEGQVVDTACRPIVGAVVDIWSCDGNGDYDNKGFRLRGHQFTDAQGRFRFETVRPVAYKAGFVMRTPHLHVKVQGRDTPMLTTQIYFPDEALNERDSIYDDALLVAMDESGGHPTAMYRFVLARNG, encoded by the coding sequence ATGGAAAGACGAACCCTAATCAAGGGGCTTGCCGCCGGCGCCGTCGTGCTTGGTGGTGGCGCCGCGGTGGCGCTCTCGTGGCTCAATCGCAAGTTCAATCCGCGCACCCCGCTCGAGTACGCCTTCCCGCCAGCTTCGGCCGCAACCGGCGAGCTCACCCCCACGCCGGCATGTGAGTCGCCGCAGTCACCGACACTGCGCCAAACTGAAGGCCCGTTCTACACGCCGGAGACGCCTGAGCGCATGTCGCTGCGCGAGGTCGGCGTCGCAGGCGACCCGCTGGTGCTGGAAGGGCAGGTGGTGGACACGGCGTGCCGCCCCATCGTCGGCGCGGTGGTGGATATCTGGAGCTGCGACGGCAACGGAGACTACGACAACAAGGGCTTCCGCCTGCGGGGTCACCAGTTCACCGATGCGCAAGGTCGCTTTCGCTTTGAGACCGTTCGCCCGGTTGCGTACAAAGCCGGATTCGTGATGCGCACGCCGCACCTCCATGTGAAGGTGCAGGGGCGCGATACGCCTATGCTGACCACGCAGATCTACTTTCCCGACGAAGCGCTGAACGAGAGGGATTCGATTTACGACGATGCGTTGCTGGTAGCAATGGACGAATCTGGCGGCCATCCGACCGCGATGTACCGATTCGTGCTGGCGCGCAACGGGTGA
- a CDS encoding serine/threonine-protein kinase: MSDDTRTDHLCDLFAQAATLDDEALDPFLDAHCDTPALREELSRMLAARHDAAARFPSLGPFACAEHDTLPALERYDLLRPLGKGGQAQVFLAMQHETERLVAVKLLAPLDAETTRHLLQPEPVLQATTAHRNIAVVHEASVEGSSVPYIAMEYVEGPSIDVFCDEERLRMPARLRLFLEVCAGVTHAHRRGVLHRDIKPSNVLVTRADGQPCPKIIDFGISRSVGDTSSSRAESWVSGTPPYWSPEQAGGAHALTVASDVYSLGMLLLELLTGPVPREGAVGRASDRLRQLAPRELATRAHERGLENPTRLVRQTTGDLDHIVLRATAHDPDLRYATVAALAQDINRHLARRAVNAHPPTLAYRLGRTVASHRRAFLVAGAFALTIVVATASLLQEHRNALRATQAAQLAEASAAADSARALAVTELLIDIFEEADPSATRGASITAAEVFETGATRVLQRLADQPSTQATLLDAIGQVYRNLALYGRAREIATQAVTLRRELEPDDAAYAESVRLLGLAEFGSGRYEDALASHREALTLNEQLFGRESAAYAINLHNLGVAHLQLGSLEAAMKVLEEALVLKRRHLPPAHDSLAETLTAVGSAHRRLGHYEEARAAFEDALVLRRSLGQDIHRDTMLLLSNLGATANNLGDHATAEAYLRDALAMHEVIYGERDHHHVGAVLSNLGAALAAQDELDAAGGALRDAAGRLRGLLGEAHPDVAFVLLNLGSLELRRQQADAARGHLAEALQILEHAKLQQVVHYCIVRASLAMALMDEGDLAGAQAHAQAGSTCARAQLPEGHRWVAIADSVLAGVWLRQGRARDAMAVLQSAVVMLETIPGQPGWRVRRAQSDLALVRSMDGE; the protein is encoded by the coding sequence ATGAGCGACGACACGCGAACGGATCACCTATGTGATCTGTTCGCGCAAGCGGCCACCCTCGACGACGAGGCGTTGGATCCGTTTCTGGATGCCCACTGCGATACGCCCGCGCTGCGCGAGGAACTGTCGCGCATGCTTGCGGCGCGCCACGATGCCGCTGCGCGATTTCCGTCCTTAGGTCCGTTTGCCTGCGCGGAGCACGACACCCTGCCGGCCCTCGAGCGCTACGATCTCCTGCGTCCCCTCGGTAAGGGCGGCCAGGCGCAGGTGTTCCTCGCCATGCAGCACGAGACCGAGCGTCTGGTGGCGGTCAAGCTACTTGCCCCCCTGGATGCGGAGACGACGCGCCACCTGCTCCAGCCAGAGCCGGTGCTTCAGGCCACGACGGCCCATCGCAATATCGCCGTCGTCCACGAGGCGAGCGTCGAGGGCAGCTCGGTGCCGTACATCGCCATGGAGTATGTGGAGGGGCCGTCGATCGATGTCTTTTGTGATGAGGAACGCTTGCGCATGCCCGCACGCTTGCGCCTGTTCCTCGAGGTATGTGCTGGGGTGACCCACGCTCATCGCCGTGGCGTGCTGCATCGAGATATCAAGCCGAGTAACGTGCTGGTCACGCGCGCCGATGGACAACCCTGTCCGAAGATTATCGACTTCGGCATCTCTCGCAGCGTTGGCGACACCTCATCCAGCCGTGCCGAGAGCTGGGTGAGCGGCACACCGCCCTATTGGAGTCCGGAGCAAGCTGGCGGCGCGCACGCACTGACCGTGGCCAGCGACGTGTATTCGCTCGGCATGCTGTTGCTGGAGCTGCTGACCGGTCCCGTGCCCCGGGAGGGTGCGGTCGGGCGGGCAAGTGATCGTTTGCGTCAGCTAGCGCCCCGGGAGCTGGCCACGCGTGCCCACGAACGCGGGCTGGAAAACCCAACGCGGCTGGTCCGCCAGACGACCGGGGATCTCGATCACATCGTGCTCCGCGCCACGGCCCATGACCCGGATTTGCGCTACGCCACGGTGGCGGCGCTCGCGCAGGACATCAACCGTCACTTGGCGCGACGCGCCGTGAATGCACATCCCCCCACGCTTGCGTACCGCCTCGGGCGGACGGTTGCGAGCCATCGTCGTGCCTTTCTCGTGGCGGGTGCGTTTGCCTTGACCATCGTGGTGGCGACCGCGTCCCTGCTCCAGGAGCATCGCAACGCGCTGCGGGCGACGCAGGCTGCACAGCTCGCCGAGGCGAGTGCGGCAGCGGACTCGGCAAGGGCCCTGGCGGTGACGGAGCTGCTCATAGACATCTTCGAGGAGGCGGACCCTTCCGCCACGCGCGGGGCCTCGATCACCGCCGCCGAGGTGTTCGAGACCGGTGCGACTCGCGTCCTTCAGCGGCTCGCCGATCAACCGAGCACGCAGGCCACGCTGCTCGATGCGATCGGGCAGGTGTACCGCAATCTGGCGCTCTACGGGCGAGCCCGTGAGATCGCCACCCAGGCCGTGACCTTGCGTCGCGAACTCGAGCCAGACGATGCCGCCTACGCCGAGAGCGTTCGCCTGCTCGGCCTCGCGGAGTTCGGGAGCGGTCGCTACGAGGACGCTCTGGCCAGTCACCGCGAAGCGCTGACCCTCAATGAGCAGCTGTTCGGGCGTGAGAGTGCGGCCTACGCCATCAATCTGCACAACCTTGGCGTAGCTCACCTACAACTTGGCAGCCTAGAGGCTGCTATGAAGGTGCTCGAAGAGGCGTTGGTGCTGAAGCGTCGTCATCTGCCGCCTGCGCATGATTCTCTTGCGGAGACGCTTACGGCGGTCGGCTCTGCCCACCGTCGCTTGGGCCACTACGAGGAGGCGCGCGCCGCATTCGAGGATGCCCTGGTACTGCGCCGATCGCTCGGTCAGGACATTCACCGCGACACGATGCTTTTGCTTTCGAATCTCGGCGCCACCGCCAACAACCTTGGCGACCACGCCACTGCCGAAGCCTACCTTCGCGATGCCCTCGCCATGCACGAGGTGATCTATGGCGAGCGCGATCACCATCACGTGGGGGCGGTGTTGTCGAACCTGGGAGCGGCGCTCGCCGCCCAGGATGAACTCGACGCCGCCGGCGGCGCGTTGCGTGATGCTGCCGGGAGATTACGCGGGTTACTTGGTGAGGCGCATCCTGATGTGGCTTTCGTGTTGTTGAACCTAGGGTCTCTCGAGCTACGTCGGCAGCAGGCGGATGCAGCGCGAGGGCACCTGGCGGAGGCGCTTCAGATCCTGGAGCACGCGAAGCTTCAGCAGGTGGTGCACTACTGCATCGTGCGGGCGAGTTTGGCGATGGCGCTCATGGACGAGGGCGACCTGGCAGGGGCGCAAGCCCACGCCCAGGCTGGATCCACCTGTGCGCGGGCGCAGTTGCCTGAGGGGCACCGGTGGGTAGCGATCGCAGACTCGGTGCTGGCGGGGGTGTGGCTGCGCCAGGGGCGTGCCCGGGATGCGATGGCCGTACTGCAGAGTGCCGTCGTGATGCTGGAGACCATTCCTGGGCAGCCCGGTTGGCGAGTGCGGCGTGCGCAGAGCGATCTGGCGTTGGTACGGTCAATGGATGGTGAGTAG